In one window of Nakamurella alba DNA:
- a CDS encoding isopenicillin N synthase family dioxygenase: protein MSTHARTSADPVTSLPVVDLSQWDPAVPDSERSVAFLDGLRDATHRIGFFYLVGHGIPDDRIAELMDVSRRFFALPEADKLAIENLRSPHFRGYTRVGGERTQGRTDWREQIDIGPERPAVPAGPGVPDFEVLEGPNQWPAALPELQQVMERWDATLADLGRTLLAAWAVSLGQPADVFDAAFADRPSTLIKIVRYPARPEPEAKQGVGAHKDGGVLTLLLVEPGKGGLQVEHDGGWIDAPPVPGAFVVNIGELLEVATGGYLKATVHRVESPPVGSDRISVPYFFNPALAARIPLLTLPPELAAEAAGVTADPDNPIFDTYGANALKSRLRAHPDVAAIHHADLVAAQAH from the coding sequence ATGTCAACGCACGCCAGGACGTCAGCGGATCCGGTCACATCGCTGCCGGTGGTCGATCTGTCGCAGTGGGATCCGGCGGTGCCGGACAGCGAGCGATCCGTCGCGTTCCTGGACGGTCTGCGCGACGCCACCCACCGGATCGGGTTCTTCTACCTGGTCGGCCACGGCATCCCGGACGACCGGATCGCCGAACTGATGGATGTCTCCCGGCGGTTCTTCGCGCTGCCCGAGGCCGACAAGCTGGCCATCGAGAACCTGCGCAGCCCGCACTTCCGCGGCTACACCCGGGTCGGCGGCGAGCGCACCCAGGGCCGCACCGACTGGCGCGAGCAGATCGACATCGGCCCGGAGCGGCCCGCGGTCCCGGCCGGCCCGGGGGTGCCGGACTTCGAGGTGCTGGAGGGGCCGAACCAGTGGCCGGCCGCGCTGCCCGAGCTGCAGCAGGTGATGGAACGCTGGGACGCGACGCTGGCCGATCTCGGCCGGACACTGCTGGCGGCGTGGGCGGTCTCGCTCGGTCAGCCGGCCGACGTCTTCGACGCCGCGTTCGCGGACAGGCCCTCGACACTGATCAAGATCGTCCGCTATCCGGCCCGGCCCGAGCCGGAGGCGAAGCAGGGCGTCGGCGCACACAAGGACGGCGGGGTGCTCACCCTGCTGCTGGTGGAGCCGGGCAAGGGCGGTCTGCAGGTGGAGCACGACGGCGGCTGGATCGACGCCCCGCCGGTGCCCGGTGCGTTCGTGGTCAACATCGGCGAGCTGCTGGAGGTCGCGACCGGGGGCTACCTCAAGGCCACCGTGCACCGGGTGGAGTCGCCGCCGGTGGGCAGCGACCGCATCTCCGTGCCGTACTTCTTCAACCCGGCGCTGGCCGCCCGGATCCCGTTGCTGACGCTGCCGCCGGAGCTGGCCGCGGAGGCGGCCGGGGTCACCGCCGACCCGGACAACCCGATCTTCGACACCTACGGCGCCAACGCGCTGAAGAGCCGGCTGCGGGCACACCCGGACGTCGCCGCGATCCATCACGCCGACCTGGTGGCGGCGC